A part of Arachis hypogaea cultivar Tifrunner chromosome 12, arahy.Tifrunner.gnm2.J5K5, whole genome shotgun sequence genomic DNA contains:
- the LOC112728404 gene encoding F-box protein At4g00755-like isoform X1 gives MSEVKNKLDLLQRLGPDMSIKVLTHLDPCDLVRVSTLSRSWHQFVIENGLCKHLCLKMFPELSGVRHVIEVENMIEPVSNMLGSSSNWEYLKRNHKVYAFLACGLSPSISRNCISSAVSASSYNKIREENDVNTLDPRDTSYWSSEGKSDPSVPETLEYMLTSKLCLITEIHVQPFQAYSAKAVRFRMGRARYATKLELSEMCELDFFFADKIFGGPQWTYTSPEFAMLQENCLQKFKLLEPVLCIGDVLQVELLGRVQKKEMDQLFYICISHVQAVGRPLLPAFDVEIDHPSGKCRLKCMSPTRRGASSSHS, from the exons ATGTCTGAAGTGAAAAACAAACTGGATTTATTGCAACGGCTTGGACCAGACATGTCAATAAAGGTTCTCACTCATTTGGACCCTTGTGACCTTGTCCGCGTTTCGACTCTTTCCCGTTCTTGGCACCAATTTG TTATTGAAAATGGCCTTTGCAAGCATCTTTGCTTGAAAATGTTTCCTGAACTATCTGGTGTTAGACATGTCATCGAGGTAGAGAACATGATTGAACCAGTGAGTAACATGCTTGGAAGTTCTTCGAATTGGGAATATCTCAAGAGAAATCATAAAGTCTATGCGTTCCTAGCATGTGGTCTCAGTCCTTCTATCAGCAGAAATTGCATCTCGAGTGCCGTAAGTGCATCCAGCTACAATAAGATCCGCGAAGAAAATGATGTGAATACGTTGGACCCTCGAGATACATCGTACTGGTCTAGTGAAGGGAAAAGTGATCCTTCTGTACCAGAGACTTTAGAATATATGCTAACTTCCAAACTATGTCTAATCACTGAGATTCATGTGCAGCCATTCCAAG CATATTCAGCAAAAGCTGTCCGATTCCGAATGGGCCGTGCAAGATACGCGACAAAGTTAGAGTTATCAGAGATGTGtgaacttgattttttttttgctgataAAATATTTGGGGGTCCTCAATGGACATATACTTCACCTGAATTTGCAATGTTGCAA GAAAACTGCTTGCAGAAATTCAAGCTACTTGAACCTGTTCTGTGCATTGGAGATGTGCTTCAAGTTGAGCTGCTGGGCAGAGTTCAAAAGAAAGAAATGGATCAATTATTTTACATATG CATCTCTCATGTTCAAGCCGTCGGACGGCCACTTTTGCCAGCATTTGATGTCGAAATAGACCATCCATCAGGAAAGTGTAGATTGAAGTGTATGTCTCCAACAAGAAGAGGCGCCTCGAGCAGTCATTCATGA
- the LOC112728404 gene encoding F-box protein At4g00755-like isoform X2 yields the protein MSIKVLTHLDPCDLVRVSTLSRSWHQFVIENGLCKHLCLKMFPELSGVRHVIEVENMIEPVSNMLGSSSNWEYLKRNHKVYAFLACGLSPSISRNCISSAVSASSYNKIREENDVNTLDPRDTSYWSSEGKSDPSVPETLEYMLTSKLCLITEIHVQPFQAYSAKAVRFRMGRARYATKLELSEMCELDFFFADKIFGGPQWTYTSPEFAMLQENCLQKFKLLEPVLCIGDVLQVELLGRVQKKEMDQLFYICISHVQAVGRPLLPAFDVEIDHPSGKCRLKCMSPTRRGASSSHS from the exons ATGTCAATAAAGGTTCTCACTCATTTGGACCCTTGTGACCTTGTCCGCGTTTCGACTCTTTCCCGTTCTTGGCACCAATTTG TTATTGAAAATGGCCTTTGCAAGCATCTTTGCTTGAAAATGTTTCCTGAACTATCTGGTGTTAGACATGTCATCGAGGTAGAGAACATGATTGAACCAGTGAGTAACATGCTTGGAAGTTCTTCGAATTGGGAATATCTCAAGAGAAATCATAAAGTCTATGCGTTCCTAGCATGTGGTCTCAGTCCTTCTATCAGCAGAAATTGCATCTCGAGTGCCGTAAGTGCATCCAGCTACAATAAGATCCGCGAAGAAAATGATGTGAATACGTTGGACCCTCGAGATACATCGTACTGGTCTAGTGAAGGGAAAAGTGATCCTTCTGTACCAGAGACTTTAGAATATATGCTAACTTCCAAACTATGTCTAATCACTGAGATTCATGTGCAGCCATTCCAAG CATATTCAGCAAAAGCTGTCCGATTCCGAATGGGCCGTGCAAGATACGCGACAAAGTTAGAGTTATCAGAGATGTGtgaacttgattttttttttgctgataAAATATTTGGGGGTCCTCAATGGACATATACTTCACCTGAATTTGCAATGTTGCAA GAAAACTGCTTGCAGAAATTCAAGCTACTTGAACCTGTTCTGTGCATTGGAGATGTGCTTCAAGTTGAGCTGCTGGGCAGAGTTCAAAAGAAAGAAATGGATCAATTATTTTACATATG CATCTCTCATGTTCAAGCCGTCGGACGGCCACTTTTGCCAGCATTTGATGTCGAAATAGACCATCCATCAGGAAAGTGTAGATTGAAGTGTATGTCTCCAACAAGAAGAGGCGCCTCGAGCAGTCATTCATGA